The following proteins are co-located in the Pochonia chlamydosporia 170 chromosome 6, whole genome shotgun sequence genome:
- a CDS encoding 26S proteasome regulatory subunit Rpn2 (similar to Neosartorya fischeri NRRL 181 XP_001267174.1) produces the protein MPGLVSATGVLAFLADEEPELKVFALQTLNDDIDTVWTEVAGALNQIEALYEDETFPERQLAALVLAKVYYHLQAYNDSMVFALAAGDLFKLDSPGEFEETIISKCVDQYIATTAAKNSKPRAAKNIDLPELTTTFSNASESAVMSPTTPFSHTTLPPKSLLSRASLDNTILDATFQPVVKQGRSGSIAELPSKDTEDSLQRVIERLFASCLKQGRYRQVVGIAVEARNLDVLRRVIKQASEDEKNVKSKSQDGPQGPAEELMEYTLGICMDIVQERSFRTEILRLILDLLNDIPNPDYFAIARCVVYLNSDEEASRMLRTLVANGDPTSIANAYQIAFDLYDNGTQEFLGKVLASLPKAKPAKESKETSDDSTESDALLDNQENEPEEELAEGEAKVYRNIRLILDGSKTIRLNLEFLYRNNHTDLSILNKVRDSLEGRNSIFHTAVTFCNAFMNQGTTNDKFFRDNLEWLGKAVNWSKFTATAALGVIHRGNLSQSRKLLEPYLPRQGGLSSGSIFSQGGALYAYGLIHANHGADALDYLKTQFSQAEEEVVQHGGALGLGIAGMATGNTEIFEKLKEILFQDSALNGEAVGLAMGLIMLGTGNVKALEDMITYAHETTHEKIVRGVALGMALIMFGRQEGADVLIEGLLNDPDPTLRYGGIMTVALAYCGTGSNKAIRKLLHTAVSDVNDDVRRIAVMSLGFILFRKPGSVPRMVELLSESYNPHVRYGSAMALGISCAGTGLDEAIDLLEPMMKDPTDFVRQGALIALSMIMVQQNDIMNPKVPAIRKTLKKVVGDRHEDAMTKFGAALALGIIDAGGRNCTIGLQTQTGNLNMAGIVGMAVFTQYWYWFPFTHFLSLSFSPTAIIGLDHDLEMPDIKFHCATRQSLFDYPPEQEVKVEEGPALIATAILSTTAQAKRRAQKKERAQRRESMDIDPAPAKGDDKMDVDEEKKKDDSKDKKDTEDKDAVSSDSKKKPEKEKVGYDIENMSRVLPGQLKYVSFTGGRYKPVKKPTGGPLLLDDTQPNEPKSLIEEKLKKVTTERAPVAGQARSGARSGAQTRSLLDGAVDPARGASNSQALSQLLRGQGSFLGDPQTPGGNHGIGAGAAAAAGVLTAVDEDGEGDEEAPTPGEFEYFTDGEDSDD, from the exons ATGCCTGGACTTGTGTCGGCCACCGGGGTgttggccttcttggccgaCGAAGAGCCCGAGCTCAAGGTTTTTGCTTTGCAGACTTTGAACGATGATATTGATACTGTCTGGACGGAGGTGGCTGGCGCCCTGAATCAAAT CGAAGCGCTGTATGAAGATGAAACTTTCCCCGAACGTCAACTCGCTGCGCTTGTTCTCGCCAAAGTGTACTATCACCTTCAAGCATACAACGATAGCATGGTTTTCGCTCTGGCTGCTGGAGACCTCTTCAAACTGGACTCACCTGGCGAGTTTGAGGAAACTATCATCTCCAAGTGTGTTGATCAGTATATTGCCACAACCGCTGCCAAAAACTCCAAGCCACGCGCTGCGAAGAATATTGATCTACCGGAGCTTACGACAACCTTTTCCAATGCTTCAGAAAGCGCCGTCATGTCCCCAACGACTCCGTTTTCTCACACGACGCTGCCTCCAAAGTCTCTACTTTCGCGTGCGTCGCTCGATAATACTATACTCGATGCCACGTTTCAGCCTGTTGTCAAGCAGGGTCGATCCGGCTCAATTGCTGAGCTCCCTAGTAAAGACACTGAGGATTCGCTACAGCGTGTGATTGAGCGCCTATTTGCGAGCTGCTTGAAGCAGGGCCGGTATAGGCAAGTGGTTGGTATTGCCGTCGAAGCCAGGAATCTCGATGTTTTGCGGCGTGTCATCAAGCAAGCCAGTGAAGACGAAaagaatgtcaagtccaagtcgCAGGATGGCCCCCAGGGTCCCGCTGAGGAGCTCATGGAATATACCCTTGGTATTTGCATGGACATTGTGCAGGAGCGGAGTTTTCGTACCGAGATATTGCGGCTAATTCTCGATCTTCTGAACGACATTCCTAACCCGGATTATTTTGCCATCGCTAGATGTGTTGTCTACCTGAACTCAGACGAGGAAGCCTCTCGCATGCTTCGTACTTTGGTCGCCAATGGCGACCCTACCTCAATTGCTAATGCCTATCAAATAGCATTTGACTTGTACGACAACGGAACGCAAGAATTTTTAGGCAAGGTCCTCGCATCTTTGCCTAAAGCAAAGCCAGCAAAGGAGAGTAAGGAGACGTCTGATGATTCCACAGAAAGCGACGCACTTCTGGATAATCAAGAAAACGAACCTGAGGAGGAACTCGCTGAAGGCGAAGCTAAGGTTTACCGGAACATCCGTTTGATCCTTGATGGTTCAAAAACGATTCGACTCAACCTTGAGTTCCTCTACCGCAATAACCACACCGACCTGAGCATCCTAAACAAGGTGCGCGATAGCTTGGAGGGCCGCAACTCCATTTTCCATACTGCCGTGACATTTTGCAATGCGTTCATGAATCAGGGTACAACCAACGACAAGTTCTTCCGAGACAACTTGGAATGGCTAGGCAAggccgtcaactggtcaaaaTTCACCGCCACAGCCGCGCTGGGAGTCATCCACCGAGGCAATCTGTCGCAGTCTCGAAAGCTCCTCGAGCCTTATTTGCCTCGGCAAGGAGGTCTTAGCAGTGGTTCGATCTTTAGCCAAGGTGGCGCCCTGTATGCCTACGGTCTTATTCACGCCAACCATGGCGCTGATGCTCTGGACTATCTTAAAACGCAGTTCAGCCAAGCTGAGGAGGAAGTCGTGCAACATGGCGGCGCTCTCGGTTTGGGTATTGCTGGCATGGCTACCGGCAATACAGAGATTTTCGAAAAGCTCAAAGAAATTCTGTTCCAGGATTCGGCCCTCAATGGTGAGGCCGTCGGTCTCGCAATGGGTCTTATCATGTTGGGAACTGGCAACGTGAAAGCCCTAGAGGACATGATCACTTACGCCCATGAGACAACACATGAAAAGATCGTCCGTGGTGTTGCTCTGGGCATGGCACTGATTATGTTTGGTCGACAGGAAGGAGCGGATGTTTTGATTGAAGGACTTCTGAATGATCCAGATCCCACCCTACGATATGGCGGTATCATGACCGTTGCTTTAGCCTACTGTGGAACTGGAAGCAACAAGGCAATCAGAAAACTGCTTCACACTGCCGTCAGTGATGTGAACGACGACGTTCGTCGAATTGCCGTCATGAGCTTGGGTTTCATTCTCTTCCGGAAGCCTGGCAGCGTGCCTCGGATGGTAGAGCTTCTTTCTGAGTCATATAACCCTCATGTTCGCTACGGATCTGCCATGGCACTGGGAATTTCGTGCGCCGGAACTGGCCTCGACGAGGCCATCGATCTGCTCGAGCCTATGATGAAGGACCCTACGGACTTCGTCCGCCAGGGAGCCCTCATCGCCCTTTCGATGATCATGGTTCAGCAGAACGACATTATGAACCCCAAGGTCCCGGCTATTCGCAAAACACTCAAGAAGGTTGTTGGTGACCGCCACGAAGATGCCATGACCAAGTTTGGTGCAGCTCTTGCTCTCGGAATCATCGATGCTGGTGGTCGCAATTGCACCATTGGCCTCCAAACACAAACTGGCAatctcaacatggctggaaTTGTTGGAATGGCTGTATTTACTCAATACTGGTACTGGTTCCCCTTCACTCACTTCTTGTCCCTGAGTTTCTCACCGACGGCTATCATTGGTCTTGATCATGACTTGGAGATGCCTGATATCAAGTTCCACTGCGCTACTCGGCAGAGCCTATTTGACTACCCACCTGAGCAGGAGGTCAAGGTCGAAGAAGGCCCTGCTTTGATTGCCACGGCGATTCTGTCAACGACTGCGCAGGCCAAGCGCCGTGCCCAGAAGAAGGAGCGCGCCCAAAGACGGGAGAGTATGGATATTGATCCTGCACCTGCCAAAGGAgacgacaagatggatgtggacgaggagaagaaaaaggacgACTCTAAAGACAAGAAGGACACTGAGGATAAGGATGCTGTTTCCTCGGACAGCAAGAAAAAGCCCGAGAAAGAGAAGGTTGGCTATGATATCGAGAATATGAGTCGCGTTTTGCCGGGACAGCTGAAGTATGTCAGCTTCACAGGTGGCCGATATAAGCCCGTTAAGAAG CCCACTGGTGGtccccttcttctcgacgATACTCAACCCAATGAGCCAAAATCGCTCATTGAAGAGAAACTCAAGAAAGTTACCACCGAACGTGCTCCCGTCGCAGGTCAGGCCCGAAGCGGGGCCAGATCTGGTGCGCAGACCAGGTCCTTGTTGGACGGGGCTGTTGACCCAGCTCGCGGGGCCTCAAATAGTCAGGCCCTAAGCCAGCTTCTCCGAGGCCAGGGATCTTTCTTAGGTGATCCTCAGACACCTGGCGGAAATCATGGAATAGGCGCGGGagctgcggctgcggctggtGTGTTGACTGCCGTTGACGAGGACGGAGAAGGGGATGAGGAGGCCCCAACACCAGGCGAATTCGAGTACTTCACAGACGGTGAGGACAGTGACGATTAG